A genome region from Crossiella equi includes the following:
- a CDS encoding glycoside hydrolase family 18 protein produces the protein MRTTRRRGILAAVVATTLAGLFVPTAPAVAGEQAAEHAAQRRVGYYTQWSARQFGYTVNKLVSSGTAGKLTHLNYAFGNVSEDGKCFATNETGLGEAAADYQKPHTAAESVDGVADKPDQKLAGNFNQLRKLKKKYPNLKVNISLGGWTWSKYFSNAVLTDASRKAFVKSCVDLYLKGDLPQLDGAPQGGKGAAAGIFDGIDLDWEWPGAEGAPGNVIRPEDKQNFTLALVEFRKQFAELSWRTGKHYELTAFLPAGEATMDAGIEVPKVFRLLDFATVQGYDIHGAWDAKTNHQSAIHAPAADPTPGQLDLDEVVKNYLERGAPRRSLVLGVPFYGRGWTGVTGGGTGLFQDAAGCAPSPQECGYLNYNKLKELPGFTVHRDPRAATGWLFDGTTFWNFDDAASITNKMRYIRQERLGGAMVWSLDGDTDNGELFSAIHRGLS, from the coding sequence ATGAGGACCACTCGACGCCGCGGCATCCTCGCCGCGGTTGTGGCCACCACGCTGGCCGGTCTGTTCGTGCCCACGGCACCCGCCGTGGCCGGGGAGCAGGCGGCCGAGCACGCGGCGCAGCGCCGCGTGGGGTACTACACGCAGTGGAGCGCCCGGCAGTTCGGCTACACGGTGAACAAGCTGGTCAGCTCCGGCACGGCGGGGAAGCTGACGCACCTCAACTACGCCTTCGGCAACGTCAGCGAGGACGGCAAGTGCTTCGCCACCAACGAGACCGGTCTCGGTGAGGCGGCGGCGGACTACCAGAAGCCGCACACCGCGGCCGAGTCGGTCGACGGCGTGGCGGACAAGCCCGACCAGAAGCTGGCGGGCAACTTCAACCAGCTGCGCAAGCTGAAGAAGAAGTACCCGAACCTGAAGGTCAACATCTCGCTGGGCGGCTGGACTTGGTCCAAGTACTTCTCCAACGCGGTGCTCACCGACGCCTCGCGCAAGGCGTTCGTGAAGAGCTGCGTGGACCTCTACCTCAAGGGCGACCTGCCCCAGCTCGACGGCGCCCCGCAGGGTGGCAAGGGCGCGGCCGCGGGCATCTTCGACGGCATCGACCTGGACTGGGAGTGGCCGGGCGCGGAGGGCGCGCCGGGCAACGTGATCCGGCCCGAGGACAAGCAGAACTTCACCCTCGCGCTGGTCGAGTTCCGCAAGCAGTTCGCGGAGCTGTCCTGGCGCACCGGCAAGCACTACGAGCTGACCGCGTTCCTGCCCGCCGGTGAGGCGACCATGGACGCGGGCATCGAGGTGCCGAAGGTGTTCCGCCTGCTGGACTTCGCCACCGTCCAGGGCTACGACATCCACGGCGCCTGGGACGCCAAGACCAACCACCAGTCCGCGATCCACGCTCCGGCCGCCGACCCGACGCCCGGGCAGCTGGACCTGGACGAGGTGGTCAAGAACTACCTGGAGCGCGGGGCGCCGAGGCGTTCGCTGGTGCTGGGCGTGCCCTTCTACGGGCGCGGCTGGACCGGCGTGACCGGCGGCGGCACCGGCCTGTTCCAGGACGCCGCCGGCTGTGCGCCGAGCCCGCAGGAGTGCGGCTACCTCAACTACAACAAGCTCAAGGAGCTGCCGGGCTTCACCGTGCACCGCGACCCCAGGGCCGCGACCGGCTGGCTCTTCGACGGGACCACGTTCTGGAACTTCGACGACGCGGCCTCGATCACGAACAAGATGCGCTACATCCGCCAGGAGCGCCTCGGCGGCGCCATGGTCTGGTCGCTGGACGGTGACACCGACAACGGTGAGCTGTTCTCGGCGATCCACAGAGGACTGTCCTAA
- a CDS encoding aldo/keto reductase yields the protein MTTLPTRKLGELEVGAQGLGCMGMSAFYGATDDATSISVIHRALDLGVTLLDTADMYGPYTNEELLGRALKGHRDRVVLATKFGIVLNPDNPHERGVSGKPEYVRRAAEASLRRLGVDHIDLYYQHRVDPNTPIEDTVGAMAELVQEGKVRYLGLSEAGAATIRRAHAVHPITALQTEWSLWTRDLEAEILPTARELGIGLVPYSPLGRGFLTGRFTTTSDFDEGDFRVVGQPRFSEQNLAANLRIVRALEALAEQRGVTAGQLALAWVQSQGEDVVPIPGTKRLKYLEENVAAAGIELSADERAAIEAAVPVGEVAGERYGAAMLPLLNG from the coding sequence ATGACCACGCTGCCCACGCGCAAGCTCGGCGAGCTCGAGGTCGGTGCCCAGGGCCTCGGCTGCATGGGGATGAGCGCCTTCTACGGCGCCACCGACGACGCCACGTCCATCTCCGTGATCCACCGGGCGCTGGACCTCGGCGTCACACTGCTGGACACCGCCGACATGTACGGGCCTTACACCAACGAGGAGCTGCTCGGCCGCGCCCTCAAGGGGCACCGCGACCGGGTGGTGCTGGCCACCAAGTTCGGCATCGTGCTCAACCCGGACAACCCGCACGAGCGTGGGGTCAGTGGCAAGCCGGAGTACGTGCGGCGGGCCGCCGAGGCCAGCCTGCGCCGCCTGGGCGTGGACCACATCGACCTGTACTACCAGCACCGGGTCGACCCGAACACGCCCATCGAGGACACCGTCGGCGCGATGGCCGAGCTGGTCCAGGAGGGCAAGGTCCGCTACCTGGGCCTGTCCGAGGCCGGTGCGGCCACCATCCGGCGGGCGCACGCGGTGCACCCGATCACCGCCCTGCAGACCGAGTGGTCGCTGTGGACGCGTGACCTGGAGGCGGAGATCCTGCCGACCGCCCGCGAGCTGGGCATCGGCCTGGTGCCGTACTCCCCGCTCGGCCGCGGTTTCCTGACCGGGCGCTTCACCACCACCTCGGACTTCGACGAGGGCGACTTCCGGGTGGTCGGCCAGCCGCGGTTCAGCGAGCAGAACCTGGCCGCCAACCTGCGCATCGTGCGCGCGCTGGAGGCACTGGCCGAGCAGCGGGGCGTCACCGCCGGGCAGCTCGCGCTGGCCTGGGTGCAGTCCCAGGGCGAGGACGTGGTGCCGATCCCGGGCACCAAGCGGCTGAAGTACCTCGAGGAGAACGTGGCGGCCGCGGGCATCGAGCTCAGCGCGGACGAGCGGGCGGCCATCGAGGCGGCCGTGCCCGTGGGCGAGGTCGCCGGGGAGCGCTACGGCGCGGCGATGCTGCCCCTGCTGAACGGCTGA
- a CDS encoding phospho-sugar mutase, with protein sequence MSRLGTELRDAAFRWIADDVDPDARLELQKVLASAMAGDEAAVAELADRMAGPLTFGTAGLRGPVRSGPNGMNRAVVVRTTAGLGEYLKAEGKAGGVVVVGRDARHGSEAFHTDVAEVLAAAGFDVRVLPRPLPTPVLAFAVRALDAVAGVQVTASHNPPADNGYKVYLDSGSQIVPPADQRIEAEIAKTIASVSVARAATWKPVGEDLVESYVARVATLPRGGARELRIAATALHGVGAATLRRVMAAAGFTDLHLVANQEQPDPDFPTVSFPNPEEPGATDELLALAAEVDADLAVALDPDADRCALGLKGPDGTWRMLRGDETGALLGEHVLSTLDRTAHPDPLVATTIVSSELLRSIAGAHGARYDETLTGFKWLVRAGDGRGTGLVYAYEEALGHCVDPDHVRDKDGLSAAVLAADLAATLKAAGRSLQDRLDELAVAHGLHQTDQVSLRVEDLTLIAATMRRLRATPVTELAGTGVEQTDLRPKADVLTLRAPGLRVLIRPSGTEPKVKAYVEVVTPVAGLDGLAEARAAGQRRLAELREVLTALLSG encoded by the coding sequence ATGAGCAGGCTGGGCACGGAACTGCGGGACGCCGCGTTCCGCTGGATCGCCGACGACGTCGACCCGGATGCCCGGCTGGAGCTGCAGAAGGTGCTGGCCTCCGCCATGGCGGGCGACGAGGCGGCGGTGGCCGAGCTCGCCGACCGCATGGCGGGCCCGCTCACCTTCGGCACCGCGGGCCTGCGCGGCCCGGTCCGTTCGGGCCCGAACGGCATGAACCGCGCGGTGGTCGTCCGCACCACGGCGGGCCTGGGCGAGTACCTCAAGGCCGAGGGCAAGGCCGGGGGTGTGGTCGTGGTCGGCCGGGACGCCCGGCACGGCTCGGAGGCCTTCCACACCGACGTGGCCGAGGTGCTGGCCGCGGCGGGCTTCGACGTGCGCGTGCTGCCCCGCCCGCTGCCCACCCCGGTGCTGGCCTTCGCGGTGCGCGCGCTGGACGCGGTGGCCGGGGTGCAGGTCACCGCCTCGCACAACCCGCCCGCGGACAACGGCTACAAGGTCTACCTGGACTCCGGTTCGCAGATCGTGCCGCCCGCCGACCAGCGCATCGAGGCCGAGATCGCCAAGACGATCGCCTCGGTGTCAGTGGCCAGGGCGGCCACCTGGAAGCCGGTCGGCGAGGACCTCGTCGAGTCCTACGTGGCCCGGGTGGCCACGCTGCCCCGGGGCGGCGCCCGCGAGCTTCGGATCGCTGCCACCGCGCTGCACGGTGTGGGTGCCGCGACACTGCGCCGGGTCATGGCCGCGGCCGGGTTCACCGACCTGCACCTGGTGGCCAACCAGGAGCAGCCGGACCCGGACTTCCCCACGGTGAGCTTCCCGAACCCGGAGGAGCCCGGCGCCACCGACGAGCTGCTGGCCCTGGCCGCCGAGGTGGACGCGGACCTGGCGGTGGCGCTGGACCCGGACGCGGACCGCTGCGCCCTCGGGCTCAAGGGCCCGGACGGCACCTGGCGGATGCTGCGGGGTGATGAGACCGGGGCGCTGCTCGGCGAGCACGTGCTGTCCACCCTGGACCGGACCGCGCACCCGGACCCGTTGGTGGCCACGACGATCGTGTCCTCGGAGCTGCTGCGGTCGATCGCCGGGGCGCACGGCGCGCGCTACGACGAGACGCTGACCGGCTTCAAGTGGCTGGTGCGCGCGGGCGATGGCCGGGGCACCGGCCTGGTCTACGCCTACGAGGAGGCCCTGGGCCACTGCGTGGACCCCGACCACGTGCGGGACAAGGACGGCCTGTCCGCGGCGGTGCTGGCGGCCGACCTGGCGGCCACGCTCAAGGCGGCGGGCCGCTCGCTCCAGGACCGCCTGGACGAGCTGGCGGTCGCGCACGGCCTGCACCAGACCGACCAGGTCTCGCTGCGGGTCGAGGACCTGACGCTGATCGCGGCCACCATGCGCCGCCTGCGCGCCACGCCGGTGACCGAGCTCGCGGGCACCGGGGTCGAGCAGACCGACCTGCGGCCGAAGGCGGACGTGCTCACGCTGCGGGCCCCGGGCCTGCGGGTGCTGATCCGCCCGTCCGGCACCGAGCCGAAGGTGAAGGCCTACGTGGAGGTGGTCACCCCGGTGGCCGGGCTGGACGGGCTCGCGGAGGCCCGGGCCGCCGGTCAGCGGCGGCTGGCCGAGCTCCGCGAGGTCCTCACCGCGCTGCTGTCCGGCTGA
- a CDS encoding MerR family transcriptional regulator, giving the protein MSYSIAQAAERSGLSVDTLRYYERIGLLEPPARDAGGRRAYSDEDLSWLEFLTKLRLTGMPIRMMREYAQLRHRGNVSSPRRKAILVEQRTSVRERIAELQACLAILDYKIEHYDQIERSMTAEGLLHHEEATA; this is encoded by the coding sequence GTGAGTTACTCCATAGCCCAAGCCGCCGAGCGCAGCGGGCTGTCCGTGGACACCCTGCGGTACTACGAGCGCATCGGCCTGCTCGAGCCGCCCGCCCGGGACGCGGGCGGGCGCCGTGCCTACTCCGATGAGGACCTCAGCTGGCTGGAGTTCCTCACCAAGCTCCGGCTGACCGGCATGCCCATCCGCATGATGCGGGAATATGCCCAGCTCCGGCACCGGGGGAACGTCAGCTCGCCGCGCCGCAAGGCGATCCTGGTCGAGCAGCGGACCTCCGTGCGCGAGCGCATCGCCGAGCTCCAGGCCTGCCTGGCCATCCTGGACTACAAGATCGAGCACTACGACCAGATCGAGCGGTCCATGACCGCCGAGGGTCTGCTCCACCACGAGGAGGCAACCGCATGA
- a CDS encoding TetR/AcrR family transcriptional regulator, with amino-acid sequence MPRPKTHDDALRGKLLDRAGHLLSSQGPGALGLRGLAQDVGTSTTAVYSLFGGKPGLLRELHLEAFRRFGAHLAAVPMSEDPAHDLNELGLAYREAALADPHLYAVLFGPMDLGFTPDEETTSAAEAALHPLTEVVRRGLADGVFKAESAEQLANSAWGIVHGLVSLELGGRLLPGDRVADYLRALESHTNGWRATP; translated from the coding sequence GTGCCGAGACCGAAGACGCACGACGACGCACTCCGGGGGAAGCTGCTCGACCGCGCCGGGCACCTGCTGTCCAGCCAGGGGCCCGGGGCGCTCGGCCTGCGGGGGCTGGCGCAGGATGTCGGCACGTCCACCACGGCGGTGTACTCGCTCTTCGGCGGCAAGCCCGGCCTGCTGCGCGAGCTGCACCTGGAGGCCTTCCGCCGCTTCGGCGCGCACCTGGCCGCCGTGCCGATGAGCGAGGACCCCGCGCACGACCTCAACGAGCTGGGCCTGGCCTACCGCGAGGCGGCACTGGCCGACCCGCACCTGTACGCGGTGCTGTTCGGCCCGATGGACCTGGGCTTCACCCCGGACGAGGAGACCACCTCGGCCGCCGAGGCCGCGCTGCACCCGCTGACCGAGGTGGTCCGGCGCGGGCTGGCCGACGGTGTGTTCAAGGCGGAGTCGGCCGAGCAGCTGGCGAACTCGGCCTGGGGCATCGTGCACGGCCTGGTCAGCCTGGAGCTGGGCGGGCGGCTGCTGCCCGGCGACCGGGTGGCCGACTACCTGCGGGCGCTGGAGTCCCACACGAACGGCTGGCGGGCGACCCCGTAG
- a CDS encoding serine/threonine-protein kinase, with amino-acid sequence MDGVPPQDTTPDEPDATEEVPVPANRRIADRYRLDGLIGRGAMGTVWSAHDEMLGRRVAVKEVRLPPGIPVAEADALRERTLREARAIAVLSHPNVVTLYDVVRQDGEPFVVMELLPSLSLAELVREQGPLSTAQAAAVGDAVAAALEAAHRAGVTHRDIKPGNVLVGVDGQIKLTDFGIARSVSDHTLTSTGIMLGTPAFISPEVASGDPATPTADLWGLGATLFAALEARPPYDANGDPLETVTEVVHGKVPQIADDHPMHAVISGLMTKDPGERMPLAEVRRLLHPLLAEPGEALFDVTPKALTPATSELLEQPRTPTPPSGVLPALLAADPGPLPFMLATAEPKRRGRGMRVLLAVLAVVLFTASTGGGFALARVIGGQPVLPVTTTAQDDPVLPLAPLLEMVEMESNTSTATGGQDGKFRVLVPKDWTMFRELRNGAPLATTAVHFVSSDGRQELVVERFAGFYPQWRISDYVKQLPSILVSKNGQAKPQRATTGQREAGALDASQETLYRVSDPGPFSADRPKAEGTEEEVRRSTFILMLPKLRDLWVIQVTVPTDVENVGFKELYEPMVASFNPVP; translated from the coding sequence ATGGACGGTGTGCCACCCCAGGACACCACTCCGGACGAGCCCGACGCCACCGAGGAGGTCCCGGTTCCGGCGAACCGCCGGATCGCCGACCGCTACCGGTTGGACGGCCTGATCGGCCGCGGTGCCATGGGCACGGTCTGGTCGGCGCACGACGAGATGCTGGGCAGGCGGGTCGCGGTCAAGGAGGTGCGGCTGCCCCCGGGCATCCCGGTGGCCGAGGCGGACGCGCTGCGCGAGCGCACCCTGCGCGAGGCCCGGGCCATCGCGGTGCTGTCCCACCCGAACGTCGTCACGCTCTACGACGTGGTGCGCCAGGACGGCGAGCCGTTCGTGGTGATGGAGCTGCTGCCCTCGCTGAGCCTGGCCGAGCTGGTGCGCGAGCAGGGCCCGCTGTCCACCGCGCAGGCCGCGGCCGTGGGCGACGCGGTGGCCGCCGCGCTGGAGGCCGCGCACCGCGCCGGGGTCACGCACCGGGACATCAAGCCGGGCAACGTGCTGGTCGGCGTGGACGGGCAGATCAAGCTCACCGACTTCGGCATCGCGCGCAGCGTCAGCGACCACACGCTGACCAGCACCGGGATCATGCTGGGCACGCCCGCGTTCATCTCCCCCGAGGTGGCCTCGGGGGACCCGGCCACGCCCACCGCCGACCTGTGGGGCCTGGGCGCCACGCTGTTCGCCGCGCTGGAGGCCCGCCCGCCCTACGACGCCAACGGCGACCCTCTGGAGACGGTCACCGAGGTGGTGCACGGCAAGGTGCCGCAGATCGCCGACGACCACCCGATGCACGCGGTGATCTCCGGGCTGATGACCAAGGATCCGGGCGAGCGCATGCCGCTGGCCGAGGTGCGCCGGCTGCTGCACCCGCTGCTGGCCGAGCCCGGCGAGGCGCTGTTCGACGTCACGCCGAAGGCACTCACCCCCGCCACCTCGGAGCTGCTGGAACAGCCCCGCACCCCGACCCCGCCCTCCGGGGTGCTGCCCGCGCTGCTGGCCGCCGACCCGGGGCCGCTGCCGTTCATGCTGGCCACCGCCGAGCCCAAGCGCCGCGGCCGGGGCATGCGGGTGCTGCTCGCGGTCCTGGCGGTGGTGCTGTTCACCGCGTCCACCGGCGGCGGCTTCGCGCTGGCCCGGGTGATCGGCGGGCAGCCGGTGCTGCCCGTCACGACCACCGCGCAGGACGACCCGGTGCTGCCGCTGGCCCCGCTGCTGGAGATGGTGGAGATGGAGTCCAACACCTCCACCGCAACCGGCGGCCAGGACGGCAAGTTCCGGGTGCTCGTGCCCAAGGACTGGACCATGTTCCGGGAGCTGCGCAACGGCGCGCCCCTGGCCACCACGGCCGTGCACTTCGTCTCCTCGGACGGGCGCCAGGAGCTGGTGGTCGAGCGCTTCGCGGGCTTCTACCCGCAGTGGCGCATCAGCGACTACGTCAAGCAGCTGCCCAGCATCCTGGTCAGCAAGAACGGGCAGGCCAAGCCGCAGCGCGCCACCACCGGCCAGCGGGAGGCCGGGGCGCTGGACGCCTCGCAGGAGACGCTCTACCGGGTGTCGGACCCCGGCCCGTTCAGCGCCGACCGGCCCAAGGCCGAGGGCACCGAGGAGGAGGTGCGGCGCTCGACGTTCATCCTGATGCTGCCGAAGCTGCGCGACCTGTGGGTGATCCAGGTGACCGTGCCCACCGACGTGGAGAACGTCGGCTTCAAGGAGCTCTACGAACCCATGGTGGCCAGCTTCAACCCGGTGCCGTAG
- a CDS encoding type II toxin-antitoxin system death-on-curing family toxin, protein MITYLDAGDLLVLATAVTGGDLVVRDVGLLDSAAHRPRAAVLGVEAYATLWLKAAALLDSIVRTRPLLEGNWRLGWVAAVTLCDINGWWIDADEDVALEMVRDIGRGLVEVKDLADRLEEWASPKDED, encoded by the coding sequence GTGATCACTTATTTGGATGCCGGCGACCTGCTCGTGCTGGCCACTGCGGTCACCGGCGGTGACCTCGTGGTGCGCGATGTCGGGCTGCTGGACTCCGCCGCGCATCGCCCCCGGGCCGCCGTGCTCGGTGTTGAGGCGTACGCGACGCTCTGGTTGAAGGCCGCCGCCCTGCTCGACTCCATCGTCCGCACCCGTCCGCTCCTGGAAGGCAACTGGCGGCTGGGCTGGGTCGCGGCGGTGACGCTGTGTGACATCAACGGCTGGTGGATCGACGCCGACGAGGACGTGGCCCTCGAGATGGTGCGCGACATCGGCCGCGGGCTGGTCGAGGTGAAGGACCTGGCCGACCGCCTGGAGGAGTGGGCGAGCCCCAAGGACGAGGACTGA
- a CDS encoding purine-nucleoside phosphorylase — protein MTETPLDLSPAVDPGAAAAAAAAELAARTGIDHHDIAVVLGSGWRPAADVIGVPQAEVPIGELPGFVAPNVVGHGGTARSVKVGDKNVLILLGRTHYYEGRGIPQTVHNVRTATAAGCTTVILTNAAGGLRQGMRVGQPVLISDHLNLTAASPLVGARFVDLTDLYSPRLRAVAKEIDPSLEEGVYAGLPGPHFETPAEIRMLRTMGADLVGMSTVLEAIAARAEGAEVFGLSLVTNLAAGITGEPLNHEEVLEAGREAATSMGELLQKLVAGA, from the coding sequence GTGACCGAAACTCCTCTCGACCTCAGCCCAGCGGTGGACCCCGGTGCGGCTGCCGCCGCCGCTGCCGCCGAACTGGCCGCCCGCACCGGCATCGACCACCACGACATCGCCGTCGTGCTGGGCTCCGGCTGGCGCCCCGCCGCCGACGTGATCGGTGTGCCGCAGGCCGAGGTGCCGATCGGCGAGCTGCCCGGCTTCGTGGCGCCGAACGTGGTCGGCCACGGCGGTACCGCCCGCTCGGTCAAGGTGGGCGACAAGAACGTGCTCATCCTGCTGGGCCGCACCCACTACTACGAGGGCCGCGGCATCCCGCAGACCGTGCACAATGTGCGCACCGCCACCGCGGCGGGCTGCACCACGGTGATCCTGACCAACGCGGCGGGCGGCCTGCGCCAGGGCATGCGGGTCGGGCAGCCGGTGCTGATCAGCGACCACCTGAACCTCACCGCGGCCTCCCCACTGGTCGGCGCCCGCTTCGTCGACCTCACCGACCTGTACTCGCCGCGCCTGCGCGCGGTGGCCAAGGAGATCGACCCCTCCCTGGAGGAGGGCGTCTACGCCGGGCTGCCGGGCCCGCACTTCGAGACCCCGGCCGAGATCCGCATGCTGCGCACGATGGGCGCGGACCTGGTCGGCATGTCCACGGTGCTGGAGGCCATCGCGGCCCGCGCCGAGGGCGCCGAGGTGTTCGGCCTGTCCCTGGTGACCAACCTCGCGGCGGGCATCACCGGTGAGCCCCTCAACCACGAGGAGGTCCTGGAGGCCGGGCGCGAGGCCGCCACCAGCATGGGCGAGCTGCTGCAGAAGCTGGTGGCCGGGGCATGA
- a CDS encoding type II toxin-antitoxin system VapB family antitoxin, with protein MAMTLRLTEEENRQLDELAAVEGRSKQEIVRLALAERWSRLHKEQQLSEALERVLPRYRGLLERLGST; from the coding sequence ATGGCCATGACGCTCCGGCTCACCGAAGAGGAGAACCGGCAACTCGACGAGCTAGCCGCCGTCGAGGGCCGCTCCAAACAGGAGATCGTCCGGCTGGCGCTGGCGGAGAGGTGGTCCAGGTTGCACAAGGAGCAGCAGCTGAGCGAAGCGCTCGAACGTGTTCTTCCCCGCTATCGGGGATTGCTCGAAAGGCTCGGCTCTACCTGA
- a CDS encoding glycosyl hydrolase family 18 protein — MPIRRWRFTAVLTALLLTVLGLAALPANAATGVTAKYTKTSGWDTGYEGKYTITNNGPSAITSWTVEFDLPTGHRIGSLWEASHTTAGQRVTAKSQSWNGSLAAGQSASFGFGVQFTGAYADPANCRVNGAPCDGGSTEPDTQAPTAPGAPTVTGASSSSLSLSWPASTDNIGVTAYEIVRDGAVVATATGTAATVTGLSANTSYTFTVRAKDAAGNTSAASPAVTGKTTTGGGDPGPAGNRKVGYFTQWSVYGRNYHVKNLDTSGTAARLTHLNYAFGNVNAEGKCFQVNQQGQGDSWADYQRRLPADQAVDGVADTYNQPLAGNLNQLKKLKAKYPNLRVLISLGGWTWSKYFSNAALTDASRKAHVASCIDMWIKGNLPVIGGDPQGGPGSGAGIFDGIDIDWEWPGSEGEVGNVIRPEDKRNFSLLAAEYRAQLDALGATTGKKYDLTAFLPADPRKVDAGFEVGEVVKNLTFGNVQGYDFHGGWEKQTNQQSSVKQPAGDPAPVAYSDEIAVNAWLSRGAPANWVVLGVPFYSRGWTGVPNVNNGLFQPASGPAPGTYEAGIEDYKKAKELINSGYTLHRDTTAGHAWLFNGTTFWTFDDPTEITRKVNWAKSKGLGGAMIWSLDGDTADGELIKALATALG; from the coding sequence ATGCCCATCCGCCGATGGCGCTTCACCGCGGTCCTGACCGCACTGCTGCTCACCGTGCTCGGCCTCGCCGCCCTGCCCGCGAACGCCGCGACCGGCGTCACCGCCAAGTACACCAAGACCTCCGGCTGGGACACCGGCTACGAGGGCAAGTACACGATCACCAACAACGGTCCCTCGGCCATCACGAGCTGGACCGTGGAGTTCGACCTGCCCACCGGGCACCGCATCGGCTCGCTCTGGGAGGCGAGCCACACCACCGCGGGCCAGCGGGTCACCGCGAAGAGCCAGTCCTGGAACGGTTCCCTGGCCGCGGGCCAGTCCGCCTCCTTCGGCTTCGGCGTGCAGTTCACCGGCGCCTACGCCGACCCGGCGAACTGCCGCGTGAACGGCGCCCCCTGCGACGGCGGCAGCACCGAGCCCGACACCCAGGCACCGACCGCGCCGGGTGCCCCGACGGTGACCGGCGCGTCCAGCTCCAGCCTGTCGCTGAGCTGGCCCGCCAGCACCGACAACATCGGCGTCACCGCCTACGAGATCGTGCGCGACGGCGCGGTGGTGGCCACCGCGACCGGTACCGCCGCGACCGTGACCGGCCTGTCCGCCAACACCTCCTACACCTTCACCGTGCGGGCCAAGGACGCCGCGGGCAACACCTCCGCGGCCAGCCCGGCGGTCACCGGCAAGACCACCACCGGCGGCGGCGACCCGGGCCCGGCGGGCAACCGCAAGGTCGGCTACTTCACGCAGTGGAGCGTCTACGGCCGCAACTACCACGTGAAGAACCTCGACACCTCCGGCACCGCCGCGCGGCTGACCCACCTGAACTACGCCTTCGGCAACGTCAACGCCGAGGGCAAGTGCTTCCAGGTCAACCAGCAGGGCCAGGGCGACTCCTGGGCGGACTACCAGCGCCGCCTGCCCGCCGACCAGGCCGTGGACGGCGTGGCCGACACCTACAACCAGCCGCTGGCGGGCAACCTCAACCAGCTCAAGAAGCTCAAGGCCAAGTACCCGAACCTGCGGGTGCTGATCTCCCTGGGCGGCTGGACCTGGTCGAAGTACTTCTCCAACGCCGCGCTCACCGACGCCTCCCGCAAGGCCCACGTGGCCTCCTGCATCGACATGTGGATCAAGGGCAACCTGCCGGTCATCGGCGGCGACCCGCAGGGCGGTCCCGGTTCCGGCGCGGGCATCTTCGACGGCATCGACATCGACTGGGAGTGGCCCGGCTCCGAGGGTGAGGTCGGCAACGTCATCCGCCCCGAGGACAAGCGCAACTTCAGCCTGCTGGCCGCCGAGTACCGCGCCCAGCTGGACGCGCTTGGCGCCACCACCGGCAAGAAGTACGACCTGACCGCGTTCCTGCCCGCCGACCCGAGGAAGGTCGACGCCGGGTTCGAGGTCGGCGAGGTCGTGAAGAACCTGACCTTCGGCAACGTCCAGGGCTACGACTTCCACGGCGGCTGGGAGAAGCAGACCAACCAGCAGTCCTCGGTGAAGCAGCCCGCCGGTGACCCGGCTCCGGTCGCCTACTCCGACGAGATCGCCGTGAACGCCTGGCTCAGCCGGGGCGCACCCGCCAACTGGGTCGTGCTCGGCGTCCCGTTCTACAGCCGGGGCTGGACCGGGGTGCCCAACGTCAACAACGGCCTGTTCCAGCCCGCGAGCGGTCCCGCGCCCGGTACGTACGAGGCGGGCATCGAGGACTACAAGAAGGCCAAGGAGCTCATCAACAGCGGCTACACCCTGCACCGGGACACCACCGCGGGACACGCGTGGCTGTTCAACGGCACCACCTTCTGGACCTTCGACGATCCCACCGAGATCACCCGGAAGGTCAACTGGGCCAAGAGCAAGGGCCTGGGCGGCGCGATGATCTGGTCCCTCGACGGCGACACCGCGGACGGTGAGCTGATCAAGGCTCTGGCGACCGCGCTGGGTTAG